The Chthoniobacterales bacterium genome has a window encoding:
- a CDS encoding serine protease has protein sequence MHPGSNLPETFSRVRKSIVAFATAWATIAEGENPPLLPKIIGTGFIVDERGIVITNRHVVEALDKLPRMKDCLTRFAMVFTEITSVGTQQTMAAGIVPLKRRFVATTVETPHTYYGELAADLAIIQLAVRDVPALHVANDEWRIRAGMPIATAGFPLGTDPLAIFGNVNQVTPTLRHGIVSGVFPFEVPHAHGFTIDIMSQGGASGSPVFDPENGDVLGVIHAGFPGTNISIAVPGWLVSQAVDQLLQKQQWDFSNTQTLTDYTKGDSKPDNMTWEHVATFRSDAK, from the coding sequence ATGCACCCAGGATCGAACCTCCCTGAGACATTTAGTCGTGTTCGCAAGTCGATTGTCGCCTTTGCTACGGCTTGGGCGACGATTGCAGAGGGTGAGAACCCTCCACTATTGCCGAAAATCATCGGCACTGGTTTTATCGTTGACGAACGCGGAATTGTAATCACAAACCGTCACGTCGTTGAGGCGCTAGATAAGCTGCCCAGGATGAAGGACTGTCTAACGAGATTCGCGATGGTCTTTACTGAGATTACCTCAGTCGGGACTCAACAAACAATGGCAGCGGGGATTGTACCACTGAAAAGACGATTCGTCGCTACAACCGTCGAGACGCCCCACACATACTATGGCGAACTAGCCGCTGATCTGGCTATCATTCAACTAGCGGTTCGCGATGTGCCCGCGCTCCATGTAGCTAATGATGAATGGCGCATTCGAGCGGGAATGCCGATCGCAACGGCGGGATTTCCACTCGGCACAGATCCATTAGCAATTTTCGGCAACGTCAATCAAGTCACACCTACTCTGAGGCATGGAATTGTTAGCGGCGTGTTTCCATTCGAGGTCCCTCACGCGCACGGTTTCACAATCGATATAATGAGCCAAGGAGGTGCGAGTGGCTCTCCTGTATTTGATCCCGAGAACGGTGACGTGCTCGGCGTCATTCACGCTGGCTTTCCCGGCACCAATATTTCGATAGCCGTTCCCGGATGGTTGGTGTCCCAAGCGGTTGATCAGCTATTGCAAAAACAGCAGTGGGATTTCAGCAATACTCAGACATTGACGGATTACACGAAAGGCGACTCCAAGCCTGACAACATGACTTGGGAGCACGTTGCCACATTCCGATCTGACGCCAAATAG